Proteins encoded by one window of Enterobacter pseudoroggenkampii:
- a CDS encoding LysR family transcriptional regulator produces MPVNFDLNDLYAFRALVEYGNFRVAAESICLSQSALSRRIEKLEAALGNRLFDRTTRRVALTLYGQNFAERSAQLLDSVESMLADVDKASEERTGLITVATVPSAACYFMPDVIRRFQSRYPRVRIKLIDSSAGNVIDAVARGQADFGICFAGNLPSEIEFFPLVEDVYVAACRKDHPLAQKSHLTWKTFYQQDYISLDKTSGNRNLLDRMLGDIVPERPSVCETRHVTTMLGMVEAGIGIAAVPAMSMPTSEHTLLTHLPLMAPEVKRTVGLIRRRGRIQSYIAAELEKQITEQYRRT; encoded by the coding sequence ATGCCCGTGAATTTTGACCTTAACGATCTTTATGCTTTCAGAGCGTTAGTGGAATACGGTAACTTCCGTGTCGCCGCTGAATCTATCTGTTTATCCCAGTCGGCGCTGAGCCGCAGGATTGAAAAGCTGGAAGCCGCGCTGGGAAACAGGCTGTTCGATCGCACCACCCGCCGCGTGGCGCTGACGCTCTACGGACAAAACTTTGCCGAGCGCTCCGCGCAGCTGCTCGACAGCGTTGAGTCAATGCTGGCGGATGTCGATAAGGCCAGCGAAGAGCGGACGGGGCTGATCACGGTTGCCACGGTCCCTTCCGCGGCCTGTTACTTTATGCCTGACGTGATCCGGCGTTTTCAGTCTCGCTATCCGCGCGTTCGCATTAAGCTCATCGACAGCAGTGCGGGCAATGTGATTGACGCCGTGGCCCGCGGCCAGGCGGATTTTGGTATCTGCTTTGCAGGAAACCTGCCGTCTGAAATCGAATTTTTCCCGCTGGTGGAGGATGTCTACGTTGCGGCGTGCAGAAAGGATCATCCTCTGGCGCAGAAGAGTCACCTGACGTGGAAGACGTTTTACCAGCAGGATTATATCTCCCTCGATAAAACGTCAGGCAACCGCAATCTGCTCGATCGGATGCTGGGGGATATCGTTCCCGAGCGCCCCAGCGTCTGCGAAACACGCCACGTCACCACGATGCTCGGTATGGTAGAGGCGGGGATCGGCATCGCTGCCGTTCCCGCCATGTCGATGCCGACCTCAGAGCACACGCTGCTGACGCATCTGCCGCTGATGGCGCCGGAAGTGAAACGCACCGTGGGGCTTATCCGGCGCCGGGGGCGCATCCAGTCTTACATTGCGGCTGAACTGGAAAAGCAGATCACCGAGCAGTATCGCCGGACGTAA
- a CDS encoding DUF2256 domain-containing protein — protein sequence MSDFKGNKQDLPSRLCVHCQRPMTWRKKWAKCWNEVKYCSERCRRSHR from the coding sequence ATGAGCGATTTCAAAGGTAACAAGCAGGACCTGCCCAGTCGACTGTGTGTGCACTGCCAGCGGCCCATGACGTGGCGCAAGAAATGGGCGAAATGCTGGAATGAGGTTAAATACTGTTCTGAGCGTTGCCGCAGGAGCCACCGTTGA
- a CDS encoding cryptochrome/photolyase family protein translates to MTELRLILGDQLNPHHSWFDTSSPNIIYVMLELRAETAYVLHHAQKVIAIFAAMRAFASALKEKGHRVRYVRLSDSSNRGALEDNLNALVAHYGAGRVTWQEPDEWRLDTQLQAWAKTVSVETACVSSEHFFTTREQVSAFFASRKSWRMEYFYREMRRQHGVLLTSAGEPEGGKWNFDAENRKRWSGEPPAPVDARPCHDRSALWAEIQRCGVKTFGEPQADNFRWPLNRAEAKARLDDFIAHVLPQFGNWQDAMHAEKPFLFHSLISFALNAKMLNPREVVAAAQQAWRSGHAPLPAVEGFIRQILGWREYVRGIYWSQMPGYRELNALDQHAPLPDWFWTGKTQMRCLAHAVGQSLTEAYAHHIQRLMVIGNFSLLSGLSPQAVHEWYLGVYIDAFEWVELPNTLGMSQFGDGGLLASKPYISSASYIHKMSNYCQGCRYQHNQRTGEQACPFNALYWDFFARNKARLGNNPRLGIVFKQLADMTEEDRQAIADRAGYVRLHLNDL, encoded by the coding sequence TTGACCGAGCTGCGTCTGATCCTGGGCGATCAGCTTAATCCGCATCACAGCTGGTTTGATACCTCCAGTCCGAACATCATTTACGTGATGCTGGAACTCCGGGCCGAAACCGCCTATGTGCTTCATCACGCCCAGAAAGTTATCGCTATCTTCGCCGCCATGCGCGCGTTTGCCTCTGCATTAAAGGAGAAGGGGCATCGGGTGAGGTATGTCCGACTTTCTGACAGCTCAAACCGCGGCGCGCTGGAAGACAATCTCAACGCGCTTGTCGCGCATTACGGCGCTGGCAGAGTGACATGGCAGGAGCCCGACGAATGGCGTCTTGATACGCAGCTGCAGGCGTGGGCGAAAACGGTCTCCGTTGAAACGGCCTGCGTCAGCAGCGAGCATTTTTTCACCACTCGGGAACAGGTCAGCGCGTTCTTTGCGTCACGCAAAAGCTGGCGAATGGAGTACTTTTACCGGGAAATGCGTCGTCAGCACGGCGTACTGCTGACCTCAGCAGGCGAGCCGGAAGGGGGGAAATGGAATTTCGATGCTGAAAACCGCAAGCGCTGGTCCGGCGAGCCTCCCGCGCCGGTGGACGCGCGTCCCTGCCACGATCGTTCCGCCTTATGGGCTGAGATCCAACGCTGCGGCGTAAAGACCTTCGGCGAACCGCAGGCCGACAATTTTCGCTGGCCGCTCAACCGTGCGGAAGCCAAAGCCAGGCTGGATGATTTTATCGCGCACGTGCTCCCGCAGTTTGGAAACTGGCAGGACGCGATGCACGCGGAGAAACCTTTTCTTTTCCACTCGTTAATTTCATTTGCGCTGAACGCTAAAATGCTGAATCCGCGGGAAGTGGTCGCGGCCGCCCAGCAGGCGTGGCGTTCGGGCCACGCGCCGCTGCCTGCCGTTGAAGGGTTTATCCGACAAATTCTCGGCTGGCGGGAGTATGTGCGTGGGATCTACTGGTCGCAGATGCCGGGCTATCGGGAGCTGAATGCCTTAGACCAGCATGCCCCGCTGCCGGACTGGTTCTGGACGGGCAAGACGCAGATGCGCTGCCTGGCGCATGCCGTTGGGCAGTCGCTCACCGAGGCTTACGCCCACCATATCCAGCGCCTGATGGTCATTGGCAACTTTAGCCTGCTCAGCGGCCTGTCGCCGCAGGCGGTCCATGAATGGTATCTGGGAGTCTATATTGATGCCTTTGAGTGGGTGGAGCTGCCCAACACCCTCGGCATGAGCCAGTTTGGCGATGGCGGGTTACTGGCGAGTAAACCCTACATCTCGAGCGCGTCATATATTCATAAGATGAGTAATTACTGTCAGGGGTGCCGGTATCAACACAACCAGCGTACCGGAGAGCAGGCCTGCCCCTTCAATGCCCTTTACTGGGACTTCTTTGCGCGCAATAAGGCGCGTCTCGGTAACAATCCCCGCCTGGGCATTGTCTTTAAACAGCTAGCGGACATGACGGAAGAGGATCGGCAGGCCATTGCAGACCGCGCCGGGTACGTCCGCCTGCATCTCAACGACCTCTGA
- a CDS encoding substrate-binding domain-containing protein, whose protein sequence is MKRTYRYTASALALTFLSVNAFAQDVKVMISGGFKAALEKLAPEYEHRTGDKIVIIPGPSMGNTPQAIPNRLARGEKADVVIMVGDALEKLEKAGQTQPGSRTELADSPVGMVVKKGAKVPDISSDAKLRETLLQASSIAYSDSASGRYVSQALFKKLGIEKEVAGKATKVERIPVASEVAKGKYAVGFQQVSELLPVQGVTFIGKIPDSLQYITRFAGAVTRHAEHPEEGKALLTYLASPPSRAVITETGMIPVTSGDTAR, encoded by the coding sequence ATGAAACGCACTTATCGCTATACCGCCAGCGCGCTGGCGCTGACGTTCCTGAGCGTCAATGCCTTTGCCCAAGACGTGAAGGTGATGATCTCAGGCGGTTTTAAAGCCGCCCTTGAAAAGCTGGCCCCGGAATATGAACACCGGACCGGGGATAAAATCGTGATCATCCCCGGCCCCTCAATGGGCAATACGCCGCAGGCGATCCCAAACCGACTGGCGCGCGGCGAGAAGGCCGACGTGGTGATTATGGTGGGCGATGCGCTGGAGAAGCTCGAAAAAGCCGGCCAGACCCAGCCGGGTTCGCGAACGGAACTCGCGGATTCTCCCGTTGGCATGGTGGTAAAAAAAGGAGCGAAAGTACCGGATATCAGCAGCGACGCGAAACTGCGTGAAACGCTGCTGCAGGCCAGCTCCATCGCCTACTCTGACAGCGCCAGCGGCAGGTACGTCAGCCAGGCATTATTCAAAAAGTTGGGAATAGAAAAAGAGGTGGCGGGTAAAGCGACAAAGGTCGAGCGTATTCCGGTCGCCTCAGAAGTGGCGAAAGGAAAATACGCCGTGGGCTTCCAGCAGGTCAGCGAGCTGCTGCCGGTTCAGGGCGTCACCTTTATCGGCAAAATCCCTGATAGTCTGCAATACATCACGCGCTTCGCGGGCGCGGTTACCCGCCATGCAGAACATCCCGAGGAGGGGAAAGCGCTGTTGACCTATCTTGCCTCACCGCCCTCAAGGGCCGTCATCACGGAGACGGGGATGATCCCCGTTACGTCCGGCGATACTGCTCGGTGA